The Treponema sp. OMZ 790 genome includes the window GCAGGAAATCAAAAAAAGAATACGCCAATGCTTTAATTAGAATGGAAGAAATAAAGAGCTCTTTTATACCTGTTTGTAATTTTTTTAATAAAAGTTTAATAGAGAAGAGAATTTTATCTATTATGAGAATAAAAAAGAAGTCTAAGATTATCACGGTTTTTTCTTGTCTATTAGTATTGAGTGTAAGCTTTCTTTTTGCAGCCTCCGAAAAAAAATCTTTTAAAACAGCCGGCTCTAAACCTAGAGTTTATATGATAAACGGCAATGGAGAAATAACTAGTTATGATATTAAAAATTTACCCGGCAAAATAAAAGAAAGAAAGATTATTTCGGTAATTAAAATTGATAAAAACAATAATTCAGAATAAATTTTATATTTTAAGGAGTATTAAAATGAAAAGAAGTCAATGTAAATTAATTAAAATATTAAGCTTTTTCTTAATATTTTTATTTGTTTTTAGCAGCGTATTTGCACAAACTGAAACTGAATGCGAAAAAATTGTACAAATAGCAATGGATTGCTGTAATGAAAAATCTTTAACTAAGATACTGCCGTATTTATCTGAAGATTTTTCAGTTGCAGGACATAGCGGTAATTTGGCAGAGACTATATTTAAGCAATTAGTATCGGCTGTAGGATCAATAGTTTCATATCATAAAAAAGAAAGCCGGCTTGAAGCCGATAAATTGATTTTGGAGTATTCGATTGAATATTCACAAGTGGGAAAAAAAGATTCCGTGTTTATTTTTAATAAGGATAATTTACTTATTGGAGCTGAACTTATGAAAATAAGGGTAAAAACCTTATCACCGGAAGAAAGAACCATAGAGTATAATAAAGCTAATCTTATATCCGTTCCAATAATTCTTGCAGGAAATATTCCTCTTGTTGAGGTATTCTTGAACGGTGAAAACCGATTATTTTTATTGGACAGCGGAGCTTCGTTTTCTATTTTGAATTCAAAATATGTTGAAGGTTTGGATAAAAGCAAAAAAAAATTAGGCAGCTTACAGGATGTCAGCGGTAATGCTTCAATTTCAAATATGGATGTAGTTACCGTAAAAGAACTGGAATTTGCCGGCAGCAAAATAAAAAATCAAAAAACGGTAATTCTTGATATGAGTCATCTTGAAGAAACTTTAGAAACGGACGGTATATACGGATTAATCGGGTATGATATGTTAAAAGAATATGATTTCTTTTTAGATTATTCAAAAAAAACTTTAGCACTCATTAATCCTGAGCATATTGATGATTTTATAAAAAATAATAAGTTAAAAACGAATTCTAAACTTTCTTGTAAAATGATAGGTCATATTCCTATGATTGAAGTTTTAATCGGAAATAAAGCATATCAAATGGGTATAGATACCGGAGCAGAGACTAACCTGATAGACAGCTCTTATTTTAATGATTTGGAATATCTTTTGCAAAATAAACAAAAAGATGTGCTTGGAGGGGCCGCAGGCATTAAAAAAGAAATATATACAGGAGAATTAAAAAAGCTAATAGTTGGTAAAAATGTATATAAAAATTTAAGGACTTCTTTTTCGGATATTTCTCATTTAAGAAAAAGACCTGAGAGTTATGATGGACTTTTAGGCTATCCCTTTTTGTCTTCACAGCCGGTTCTTATAAGTTATAAACGAGGAGAGGTTATTTTGTTTAAATAAATTTTAAACTTTGCTTATGTTGTAAATTTCTTTTTTTTTTGATATAATTTAACTATGAGTACGATACGAAAGATGCCCATAGGTGTTCAAAGTTTTGAAGATTTACGTTCAAAAGATTTTATCTATATCGATAAAACCGAATTTATTTGGAAGCTGGTTGACAGCAGTAAAGTTCACTTTTTAAGCCGTCCGCGCCGCTTTGGGAAGAGCCTTTTGCTTTCAACTTTAAAGGCTTATTTTCTCGGTCAAAAAGAACTCTTTAAGGGTTTAGCGATTGAGAAACTTGAAGAGACCGAAAAGGACAAAAGAGAAATTTGGCAGAAATATCCCGTATTCTACTTGGACTTTAACGCCGAAAGCTATATGGATATCAAAAGCCTTGAAGCCGTTTTAAACACTCATCTTTCTTTATGGGAAAAAGAATATGGGACTGAAACTGCAGAGACTACTTTTCCAAGCCGTTTTGCCGGCCTTATCCGCCGAGCTTATGAAAAAACCGGTAAGCAGGTTGTCGTTCTCATAGATGAATACGATAAACCCTTGCTTCAAACCATGTGGAAGGATGAAGCCCTAAACGAAACCTACCGTACAATCCTTAAAGGCTTTTTCGGAGTTATCAAAAGTGCAGATCAGTATCTCCGTTTTGCTTTTTTAACCGGAGTTACAAAATTCAGTAAGGTCAGCATATTCAGCGATTTAAACAATTTGCGGGATTTAAGCCTATTGTCCGATTATTCGGCAATCTGCGGTATTTCGCAAGAAGAACTTGAAGCCGGGTTTGAACCTGAAATTAAATCTCTTGCAGAAAAAAATGACATAAACTATGAAGAAGCTCTTACAAATTTAAAGCAAAGATATGACGGTTACCTTTTTGCAAGAAAAGGAAAGCCAATGTATAATCCATTTAGTCTTATCAGTGTTTTTGCTTCCGGAGAATTTTCAAGCTATTGGTTTGCAACAGGCACTCCGACTTTTTTGGTGGACTACTTAAAAAGGGCTTATTACAATATTCCCGACCTTGACGGAAACGTAAAAATGAATGAGGCAGGTTTAGAAACCTATAGAGCTGAGGCCGTAAACCCGTTACCAATCTTGTTTCAATCGGGTTATCTTACGATTAAAGATTATGATAAGGAATTTGAACTTTACCGCTTAGGCTTTCCCAATGATGAGGTGCGCTACGGCTTTTTACATAATTTACTTCCTGCCTATACTTCGATCACTTACGATAAAACAGGTTTTTCCGTTATGGAATTTACCAAGGCTGTAAGAGAAGGGAATGTAGATTTATTTATGGAAAAGATGAAGGGCATAATATCGGGAATTCCTTATGATAACTTAACCGAAAAAGATTTAGCCCTGCGTGAACAAAACTATCAGACAGCTGTCTATCTTATATTCGCTTTGATGAACCGGTTTGTACACACGGAAGTATATTGTGCAACCGGAAGGGCTGATTGTATTGTAGAATTAAAAGACAAGGTTTATATCTTTGAGTTTAAACTTACCTCAAATGCAAACGCCGAAGATGCTCTTAAACAAATCAAAGAAAAAAATTATGCAGATAAGTATTCGGGAAGCGGTAAACAAATTATTCTTATCGGTGCAAGCTTTGATGAAGAAAAAAGAACTATCAAAGATTGGAAAATAATATGAGCCCAATTTGTGAGCATAAATGCGAAGACTGTAATTTAAAAAATAGGAAACTTTATGGCAAAAAAGAAAACAGGAAACCTTGCACACCGCTGTAGTAATTGCGGTTATACTCAAGCCAAATGGCTGGGGCGCTGTCCCGAATGCGGCGAGTGGAATACATTTGAAGAAGTTACAATCAATGAAAATTATTCCGCAGCCGAAAGGAACCTTGCAGAAAAATTTGTAAAAGAAGCTCACTCCGTTCCTCTCGATGCTATTGAGGCTAATGATGCAGTCCGCATTTCGACGGGGATTGCGGAATTTGACAGGGTGCTGGGAGGAGGAGCCGTAAAGCGTTCTGCAATTTTAATCGGAGGAGAGCCGGGCATAGGAAAATCGACCCTTCTCTTACAGGCCGCCTCAGCCGCTTCTTCGGGCTCGGTAAAAAAAGTGCTCTATGTTTCGGGAGAAGAGTCGGGTGGTCAGATCCGTTCCAGAGCCGACAGGCTGAATCTTCCTTTAAAAAATATCGAGCTTTTATGCACCTGTAGACTTGAAGATGCGGAGAGGGTATTAAACAAGGTTAATCCTGTTTTTGTAATAATCGATTCAATTCAAACCATGTACTCCGCAGATGCAGGAGCTGTTCCCGGTACGGTCAATCAGTTAAAGCTATGCGCTCACGAGCTTGTGTCTTGGGTTAAGGAGAGAGACAGCGTTTTGTTTTTAACTGCCCATGTAACCAAGGACGGAAACATAGCGGGCCCCAAGGTGCTTGAACACTTAGTCGATACCGTTATTTCTTTTGAAAGAACTGAAGACGATGTACGCTTTTTGCGTGCATTAAAAAACCGTTTCGGTTCAGTAGATGAGCTTGGAATTTTTTCGATGGACGAGGGCGGCTTAAAGGCCATAGATGATCCTTCCTCTCTATTTATTACAAACAGATCGGGCTCTCTTCCGGCCGGCTCTGCAGCAGTTCCGGTCTGCGAGGGAAGCCGCGTTTTTATGGTAGAAATACAGGCCCTTACGGTTCCTGCCAAGGGTGCGGTTACAAGAGTCTTTTCGGACAAGATAGATTCTGCCCGAGTCAGCCGCATCGCCGCCGTTTTGGAAAAAAGAATAGGCCTGCAATTTTCGGATCAGGATATTTATGTAAACGTTGCAGGAGGTATAAGGCTTAAAGAACCCGCCGCCGATCTCGCCATAGCACTTGCTCTTTATTCCGCCCGTGCAAATATTCCTGCCCAAAAAGAAGGAGCCTACATTGGCGAATTGAGCCTTGCAGGAGAAATCCGAAGCGTCAAAAAATTAAAGCAAAGAATCAAAACCGCCCAAAGCATGGGCTTTACAAAGGTAGTGTCGCCGCCTCCTTCCGATTCCGAGACAGGAGATATAAATACCTCACAGCTTTTTAAGGCAGAAGATTTAAGCTCGGCAATAAAGAAGGTTTTTGGGTAAATTTGTGCGTGAACAAAATTTATCTTAATCTTGTTTCTTTAGATTTTTTTGATTGGTTCATGATTTGGTATTGTAATTGGGTTGTATCCATAATTATATATGCTTGTATATTTGATGTCAATATAAAATTTTACATTGACAGAGGAAATGCAATGACATGTCGAATCGAAAAAGTTGACATTGCCAATATATTTATTTATAATATACAAAAAGGAGTTACTACTATGGCACAGACAAACATAAATATCCGCATAGATGAGGACTTAAAAAAACAGTTTGAAGCTTTTTGTTCCGATATTGGAATGACAATGACAACAGCATTTTGCGTGTTTGCAAAAGCGGCGGTTAGGAAACAAAAAATACCGTTTGAAATATCAACAGATCCATTCTACAGTGAAAGTAACATGGCTCACTTACGCCGCGGAATTGAAGCTCTGAACGCCGGAAAATGGGTAGAACATGAGCTTATCGAGGCGGGCGAATGAAAAAAATATGGTTTGATGAAGCTTGGGAAGATTATGTGTATTGGCAAACACAAGATAAGAAAACAATAAAGCGTATCAACATGCTGGTTAAAGATATTGAACGTAGAAACTTTGACGGTATAGGAAAACCGGAACCCCTAAAAGGCGAGTTGAGCGGGTTTTGGAGCCGTCGTATTGATGAAGTGAACAGGCTTGTGTACCGTGTAAGCAAAAATACTCTAGAAATTCTATCCTGCCGTGGACATTACGAGGATTAATCGAAATGAGGTTATATATAAATACAAAAAAATATCTATAGATGAATTTATTTACCGAATTAAAAGGCTGCCCCATTTGGGGACAGCCGACAGTTCATTCGGCCCTTGTGTTATCGGTTATTTTAAATTGGTTTTGAACCATTCAAACGGTTGATATTTGTGTGGAAACGTGTTACACTGTACCGTAATGATAGACAAATGCACCGCCGGCAGTTAAATTAAAAATTAACTTTGACAGGAGGAACCTATGATAAAGTTTAAAACAAACAAAAACAAGAAAGCAAGAGCCTTCACAGTTAAGGGAGCCGCGGCGCTCATCACAGCCGCAATATTGGCACTGGTCTTTACAGGCTGCCCGAATAATGCGGGCGGAAGCGGTTCGGGCAGTTCCGGCGGAGGAGGCGCAACACCGCCCACACCGCCCGCACAGCCCGATGTAGGCTCTTTTGAAGACGCAGGCGACTTTATAAAAATAATCCCTCCTGCAAAAGGCATTGTAGGCGTTGACCCTGACTACACCTTACCCGGAACTGGGGCTTATTGGAAAGGCGTATTTATTAAAGACCGGAAGGTAAAATTAAGCCCCTATAAGCTAGGCAAAACAGAGGTAACGTACAAACTTTGGAAAGAAGTTTACGATTGGGCGGTAAAACCTGAACATGGGTATGTATTTGCCAATGCAGGAGTAAAAGGCAGTTCCGGAAGCGGAACTGACGATGAGCCTGTAACGACTATAAGCTGGCGGGACTGCATAGTATGGTGTAATGCGTATACTCAAATAAAGCTGGGCTCCGATGAGCAATGCGTCTACCGCAAAAAAGACGATCATACGGTTGTATTAAAAAACGCGACTGATACAGCTGCTTGCGATGCCGCATACGCCGATATGAGTAAAAAAGGCTTTAGACTTCCTACCGAAGCCGAGTGGGAATATGCGGCCCGCTGGCAGGGAAGCAATACAACAAATGCGGCACAATACGGGGAAGTATGGCTGACCAAATTAAACAGTGCAAGCGGAGCCAAAGATAAATGGGATACGGCTGAAACAGGAGAGGTTGCGTGGTATGATGGTAATTCAGGAAGCAAAACTCATCCTGTTGGAAAAAAGCAGGAGAATGCACTTAAATTACACGATATGAGCGGGAATGTCTTGGAATGGTGTTTTGATTGGTGGAATTATTCCCCTGCTTCAAATGATGGTGCTTATATGCAAGGTGATATTGTTACCGATCCTCAAGGGGCCGCGGCGGGTACTGACCGTGTTGAACGCGGCGGCAGTTGGGACAACGACGCGTACGGCTGCACTGTAGGCCTACGGTTCAGCTTCAGTCCTGACGGCAGGGACGGCTATCTTGGCTTCCGCTTGGCTTGTCGGCCCTGAGTTCACACATTTTGCCGGAGAGGTACTCAAAATCGGACATCCGTGTCCGATTTTGAGTTTCGAGTTTTGCCTTTCGGCAAAACATCGCAAGAATGGAACTACCGCCGTCCTTGGCGGTAAAGCGGTGAAACCGAACAGGCAAAATGTGTTTTGTGGTGCAGTGTATTTTTGAAAATAAAACTGCACTGTGTCAGCCGCTTTAGCGGCTCGAAAATTTTTTGACTAAAAACGGTATGGATCTTATTTGGTGCCGCGTCAGCTGGATAGCATCCTAAACCCTACTTATCTCTCCCATATACCATTTCCCCAAAATAATGTATAATTGGTCTAGCCTAAAAATCTAATTCGATTTTTAGGCTAGACCGTCGAGTTTTTCATAAGTCTTAAAGACTTATAAAAAACATCGCAAACAAATTTAGGAGGGTTTATACTTATGAAATTATTGATTATTTCGGACGGGCATGGGGATCTTGAAAAACTAAAAAAAATAAAACCTGTTGCCGATGGGGTTGATGCCCTTATTTTCGGAGGGGACTTTGCTGCTTTTAAAAAGATTGAAACGGGGGCGCCTTTTTTAAACGAGCTTTTAAAGATTCATAAAAATATTTTTGCCGTGTTGGGGAATTGCGATGAACCTGAGTTTGAAAAAAAATTAAAAGATGCCGGTGTTTCGATTACGGGCGAGGTAAAAAATTTTGAAGGGCTTATCTTTGCAGGTTCAGGGGGCGGGAGCAAATTTACAGGCATGACCCCCTACGAAAGAACCGATGAAGAACTTGTAAAAGATCTGACCGATGCCTTTGAAAAAGCAAATATTACTGAGGCCGATAATTTAGTTTTGGTTTGTCATAATCCTCCGCATGGGGCAAAGGTGGATAAGGTGGCTCCAATGGTGCATGTGGGTTCAAAGGGGATCACGGCTTTAATCGAAAAGCATAAACCTCTTTTGGTTGTGTCGGGCCATATTCACGAGTCCTTTGCAGTCGATAAAATCGGAGAAACCGTTTTAGTAAATCCCGGTGCCTTGATGGAAGGCCGCTATGCCCTTGCCGAAATTACAAAGAAAGAAAAAGGCTTCGAAGTTTCGGTAGAATTAAAAAACTTGGATTAATTAAAGAATCTTATATTAATGAAAAGCCTTAAACTTAAGGTTTTTCGATTATGAGGAGCCGGCGCTCCCTGTTCAAAAAAGGAACATGGAGATCTTCTATTTTATAGTTTAGATTTTCTTTTTTAATAAGCTCCATTTCTTCATTGATTTTTTCTTCCGTGGCCTTGTATAAAAACAATTTACCCTTAGGCCTTGCAAGAGAGAGCAGGGTATTTAGAATATGCTTATCCAAGGTGCGGAAGGCCCTGCATGTTACAATATCGAATTTGACTTGCGGAGCTTTTTCGGCTTCGCTTTCGATAATCTCGGTGTTCTTTAATTGGAGAACAGCCTTGACGTTTTCTAAAAAAGTGCAGCGCTTTTGCATCCTTTCTATTAAATTTAAATTTACGCATTGAAGCCGAAATGTTTTAAAAAGAATTGCAAGAGGAATACCGGGGAAACCTGCCCCCGTTCCTGCATCGGCTATGTAAAATTTTTTTTGTAGAATCGGGGCTTGACTGTCGCGCATAATTTCATCATAAAAAAAACGCCAAGCCGATAGGGAATCCAAAATATGGGAGATAATCAATTCCTTGTCATCCTTGACCTTTACCAAATTAAAGGAGGCATTAAACATTTTAAGCTCCCTCATGTAAAGGCTTAAAAGTTCGTGTAATTCGTTAAGAAAGGCTTCGCCTAAGTTCGGCAGGTTTGAGTCTTTTAAGTTTAATTCTTTTAAGCCGTCTAATAAAAGTTTATCTTCCATATCTTAAAACCTCCGGCTCTACATCATCCTGTCGATTATGTTTAATTTTTTTTCGGAATAGGGATGGTAGCGGAGCTTAATGTCGATGAGGTTGGATTTTTTTAAGATGCTTTTTGCATTGCTGAAAACCTTAAAACTTTCATCGCCGTGATATTTTCCCATGCCGCTAAAGCCGACTCCTCCGAAGGGAAGGTAATCGCTTGCCAAGTGGACTATCGTATCGTTGATACAGCCGCCCCCGAAAGAAACTTCATTTAAGAATTTCTTTTCTATATTTGAGTCGGTTGTAAAAAGATAAGAGGCTAGGGGCTTTTCGCGGGATTTAATCAGTTTAATTGCTTCCTCTATTGTCTTAAAACTTATTACGGGAAGGATTGGCCCGAAAATTTCTTCCTGCATTATTTTGGAATCAAAGGTAATGTTATCCAAAACCGTGGGCTCAATAAATTTTCTGCCTTTTTCTCCTTTGCCGCCCGTGATTATTTTTTCTCCTTCAATTAAACCCATAAGGCGGTCAAAATGTTTTTCGTTTACGATGTGGGGAAGGTGCATGTCCAAATAGGTTTCCGTGGGAAAGAATTCTTTTAAGGCCGCTTTTAACTCTTCGATAAATTTTTCTTTTACCTCATCTTGGATTAAAAGATAATCGGGGGCTACGCAGGTTTGCCCGGCGTTAAGGTATTTTCCGAAGGCTATGCGGCGGGCGGCGACTTTTAAGTTTGCCGATTTTTCGACCACGCAGGGAGACTTTCCGCCGAGCTCCAAGGTTATTGGGGTTACATATTTTGAGGCCGCTTCCATGACGAGCTTTCCGACAGTTGTTCCGCCTGTAAAAAAGATGTAGTCAAAACGCTCTTCCAAGAGTTTTGAGTTTTCTTCTCGGCCTCCGGTAATTACCGATATATATTCGGGCGGAAAGTTTTCGGAGATAATCTTTTTTATTACCTCAGAGGTCGCAGGCGAATAGTTTGAAGGCTTTACAACGGCGCAGTTTCCTGCAGCAATGGAGCCTACCAATGGAGCGAGGGTTAAGTTTAAAGGATAATTCCAAGGCGACATAATGAGGACGGTTCCGAAGGGCTCATACATTATCCTGCTTGAGCTTTTAAAATGTGCAATCGATGTCGGAACCCTTTTAGGCTTAATCCATTCTTTTAAGTGCTTGATTGCAAATTTAAGTTCTCCGCGTACGATAGCAACTTCCGAAAAGAAGCCTTCCATTTCGGTTTTGTGTAAGTCGGAATAAAGAGCATTTAAAAGTTCTTTTTTGTTTTGGTTTAAGACTTCCTGTAATTTTAATAATTGAGAAATCCTAAACTCATAGCTTTTTGTTTTATTTGTTTCAAAAAAAATCCTGCAATTTTTTACGATTGTTTCTATTTCGTTATTCATGTATAAGCTCCAAAAAAACCCGTTAATGCTATTAAAAGCACTAACAGGTTTTATCTTAAAGTAGATTTTAATGTTGTAATTTTTTGTTAGAATTTAACCGATACTGCAAAACGTATATTATGAACAACGAGCTTGTTTATTGTGTTCAAAATTGATGTGCCGGAACCTTCAGCAAGGTTGGAACTGAAGGTGTTAAATAAATTGTTAATAATGTTCCAGTTTGCATCCAAAACTACATTTTCGGTTATAAGCCAGGTAAGTCCTGATGTTGCAGAAAATTTTCCGTCAGCAGTGATAAACTCGAAAGTGCTGTTCCTAACTGTCTTCGTAACTTTTCCTGAGGCATCACGGGTTTCAGTCTTTTTTGTTTTCAATGAAATGCTGGGAACCTTAAAGTCCAGTCCGAAGTTAAACTTTAACTTTTTGATGGGAGCATAGACAAAAGCAGCTTTTATGTTAGGGCTTATACTAAAGTTGGTTTTGTGTTCTCTGGGGGTTTTATAAGCCGTTGTTGTACCGGTAAGAGAATTGATAGTTTTGGTGTAATTCATATCTTTCTCAAATGAAAGATTTGTTTCTAGTCCGGCTTCAGCCTTAACTGCGAATTTACCTTCAGGTTCATAAGCTATCTGGTATTTGGGCGTAATTTTAATTTTGTCATGTAATTCACCGTAGGTATATGTTGTGGATGTTACTCCTAAGGCGTCTGTATAGTTGGTTTTTTTTGGGAATATCCTCCACTCGGTGTCTAAATCTGCCATTATAGTATGGGTAACAGCATCTTTTTTTAAAAAATCGTGTGAAAATCCGATTCCGATTAAAAGGTCAAATTTATTTTCATCTGTGAGGCTTGTAAGCTTACCTTCGGTAATTGTTCTGTTTTTCTTGATATCAGATTTAAGTCCAAGCCTAGGAGTTATCTTAAAAACCTTGTTATTGGAATTTAAGTTTATACCGGCTGCCAATTTAACGTCTAATTTAAATAAATTATCTATTTGCTTTACCTTTGTGTCCGAGTTCCATGTAACCTTGTTGTTTGGCTTAGGTTCATAAGAAATATCTGTCATTATACCGATGTTTCCAAAACCGAAAAGGAGTTTGCCGGTAGCTAGATGTTCATTGTCTGTTTGGGTTGTTGTTGTAGATGTGGTTGAATCTTTTACCTTGCTCCAGCCGGGGATCTGACCTTCAAAATAGCTTCCCAGATAAAAGGCCTTAAACTGATGGGCAAGACCTAGGTTTATTGAACCTATACCGTTTTTACCATAGCCTAAAAAGCCGAAGATATTTTTGGGCTTTACGTTTTGCCACTCATTTACATTCATAAAATCGTCAACATCAGTGCCGAAAAGCTCTTGGGTGCTGTGTGATGTCATTGATGTTTGAGCGAAAACCAAGGATGCAGCCATTAAAAGAACTGCAAAAATAAATAATTTCTTTTGTATCTTCATGATATCTCCTTTTTAAAATCTACTAGTACCGATTATCCCGTAAAATTTTGCATTTGTCAATACGGGTATACCCATTTTTAGGAGAATTTACGAGAATTTAGGGAAATTTGCTTCCAATGCCACAATGGTTTTGAAAGTTCCGACGAAAAGGTTTGTACCCGGTGAAAATCGGGAAGCCAGTCATCGGAGGCGACAAGCTCTTGGTAAAAGCCTTCATCTATTTTTAGCTTTAAAAGAAGCTCTTTTAAGTCCTCGTCTTCTTCCGGGCTTAGCATTCGGTTTTCAAAAGGCAAAGCGCTTTTTATTCCTCCGATCCTTTTAACCGGAGTGTATTGGGTCATCACCGAGATGAGGGCTCTGTCCCGTAAGTTTTTTGCAAACCATTTCAAGACTGCCCTTGAGTCCGCCATTCGGGATGGGAGGGCGAGGTGACGGACTATTACGCCCGAATATAGTTTTCCGAAGGGGCCTTTTTCTTCATCCTCCGTTTCAATTTTTAAGGGGGAGATTTCCGCCATTTTTAAGATGGCCCTTGTTGCCGTTTCGGGATAGTCGGGTGCATAAAAAATTTGAGAAGAGACTTGCGGGTTCAACGTTTTTAAATCGGGGAGCCAGCCGTCAACGCAGTCCGAAAGGAGGCTTATAGCTTCTTCGGTTTCATAGGCGGAAGAATTCCAGACTACAGGAATTTTTAAGCCCCGCATTTTTGCTTCTTTTAAGCCGATGGCTATTGCAGGGATTGCGTGGCTTCCCGTAACGATGTTTATGTTTTCGGCTCCCTCTTTTTCAAGTAGAAAACACAAGGAGACAAATTCTTCAAGGCTTACGGCCCTTCCCATGCCTTCTTGGGATATCTGATAGTTTTGGCAAAAGGAACAGCGGAGGTTGCAGCCCGTAACAAAGATTGTGCCTGAGCCTCCGGCTCCCGTGATAGGCGGCTCTTCCCCAAAGTGGAGGCCTGCCCATGCAAGGCGAAGCTCCCTTGTTTCTCGGCAAAAGCCCTTTTCGCCCTTGTTGCGGTTTACCTTACAATTTTTAGGGCAGAGAGTACATGAGTCATATTCTTTAAAATCAAAATCTTCAAACGAAAGCATTCGTTTCCCGCTCAAAGGTTTATATTTTTTTGCGTTCGACAATTACCGTCATTATCGAATTTAAAAGATCCATGTCTAAACTTTCAGCCTCGGAAGAAATAATT containing:
- a CDS encoding retroviral-like aspartic protease family protein — its product is MKRSQCKLIKILSFFLIFLFVFSSVFAQTETECEKIVQIAMDCCNEKSLTKILPYLSEDFSVAGHSGNLAETIFKQLVSAVGSIVSYHKKESRLEADKLILEYSIEYSQVGKKDSVFIFNKDNLLIGAELMKIRVKTLSPEERTIEYNKANLISVPIILAGNIPLVEVFLNGENRLFLLDSGASFSILNSKYVEGLDKSKKKLGSLQDVSGNASISNMDVVTVKELEFAGSKIKNQKTVILDMSHLEETLETDGIYGLIGYDMLKEYDFFLDYSKKTLALINPEHIDDFIKNNKLKTNSKLSCKMIGHIPMIEVLIGNKAYQMGIDTGAETNLIDSSYFNDLEYLLQNKQKDVLGGAAGIKKEIYTGELKKLIVGKNVYKNLRTSFSDISHLRKRPESYDGLLGYPFLSSQPVLISYKRGEVILFK
- a CDS encoding ATP-binding protein, yielding MSTIRKMPIGVQSFEDLRSKDFIYIDKTEFIWKLVDSSKVHFLSRPRRFGKSLLLSTLKAYFLGQKELFKGLAIEKLEETEKDKREIWQKYPVFYLDFNAESYMDIKSLEAVLNTHLSLWEKEYGTETAETTFPSRFAGLIRRAYEKTGKQVVVLIDEYDKPLLQTMWKDEALNETYRTILKGFFGVIKSADQYLRFAFLTGVTKFSKVSIFSDLNNLRDLSLLSDYSAICGISQEELEAGFEPEIKSLAEKNDINYEEALTNLKQRYDGYLFARKGKPMYNPFSLISVFASGEFSSYWFATGTPTFLVDYLKRAYYNIPDLDGNVKMNEAGLETYRAEAVNPLPILFQSGYLTIKDYDKEFELYRLGFPNDEVRYGFLHNLLPAYTSITYDKTGFSVMEFTKAVREGNVDLFMEKMKGIISGIPYDNLTEKDLALREQNYQTAVYLIFALMNRFVHTEVYCATGRADCIVELKDKVYIFEFKLTSNANAEDALKQIKEKNYADKYSGSGKQIILIGASFDEEKRTIKDWKII
- the radA gene encoding DNA repair protein RadA is translated as MAKKKTGNLAHRCSNCGYTQAKWLGRCPECGEWNTFEEVTINENYSAAERNLAEKFVKEAHSVPLDAIEANDAVRISTGIAEFDRVLGGGAVKRSAILIGGEPGIGKSTLLLQAASAASSGSVKKVLYVSGEESGGQIRSRADRLNLPLKNIELLCTCRLEDAERVLNKVNPVFVIIDSIQTMYSADAGAVPGTVNQLKLCAHELVSWVKERDSVLFLTAHVTKDGNIAGPKVLEHLVDTVISFERTEDDVRFLRALKNRFGSVDELGIFSMDEGGLKAIDDPSSLFITNRSGSLPAGSAAVPVCEGSRVFMVEIQALTVPAKGAVTRVFSDKIDSARVSRIAAVLEKRIGLQFSDQDIYVNVAGGIRLKEPAADLAIALALYSARANIPAQKEGAYIGELSLAGEIRSVKKLKQRIKTAQSMGFTKVVSPPPSDSETGDINTSQLFKAEDLSSAIKKVFG
- a CDS encoding type II toxin-antitoxin system RelB/DinJ family antitoxin, which encodes MAQTNINIRIDEDLKKQFEAFCSDIGMTMTTAFCVFAKAAVRKQKIPFEISTDPFYSESNMAHLRRGIEALNAGKWVEHELIEAGE
- a CDS encoding Txe/YoeB family addiction module toxin, giving the protein MKKIWFDEAWEDYVYWQTQDKKTIKRINMLVKDIERRNFDGIGKPEPLKGELSGFWSRRIDEVNRLVYRVSKNTLEILSCRGHYED
- a CDS encoding formylglycine-generating enzyme family protein; translation: MIKFKTNKNKKARAFTVKGAAALITAAILALVFTGCPNNAGGSGSGSSGGGGATPPTPPAQPDVGSFEDAGDFIKIIPPAKGIVGVDPDYTLPGTGAYWKGVFIKDRKVKLSPYKLGKTEVTYKLWKEVYDWAVKPEHGYVFANAGVKGSSGSGTDDEPVTTISWRDCIVWCNAYTQIKLGSDEQCVYRKKDDHTVVLKNATDTAACDAAYADMSKKGFRLPTEAEWEYAARWQGSNTTNAAQYGEVWLTKLNSASGAKDKWDTAETGEVAWYDGNSGSKTHPVGKKQENALKLHDMSGNVLEWCFDWWNYSPASNDGAYMQGDIVTDPQGAAAGTDRVERGGSWDNDAYGCTVGLRFSFSPDGRDGYLGFRLACRP
- a CDS encoding metallophosphoesterase family protein, producing MKLLIISDGHGDLEKLKKIKPVADGVDALIFGGDFAAFKKIETGAPFLNELLKIHKNIFAVLGNCDEPEFEKKLKDAGVSITGEVKNFEGLIFAGSGGGSKFTGMTPYERTDEELVKDLTDAFEKANITEADNLVLVCHNPPHGAKVDKVAPMVHVGSKGITALIEKHKPLLVVSGHIHESFAVDKIGETVLVNPGALMEGRYALAEITKKEKGFEVSVELKNLD
- the rsmG gene encoding 16S rRNA (guanine(527)-N(7))-methyltransferase RsmG; its protein translation is MEDKLLLDGLKELNLKDSNLPNLGEAFLNELHELLSLYMRELKMFNASFNLVKVKDDKELIISHILDSLSAWRFFYDEIMRDSQAPILQKKFYIADAGTGAGFPGIPLAILFKTFRLQCVNLNLIERMQKRCTFLENVKAVLQLKNTEIIESEAEKAPQVKFDIVTCRAFRTLDKHILNTLLSLARPKGKLFLYKATEEKINEEMELIKKENLNYKIEDLHVPFLNRERRLLIIEKP